From Candidatus Nomurabacteria bacterium, the proteins below share one genomic window:
- a CDS encoding ABC transporter ATP-binding protein: MEKKAQEKRMSVKKLRKFISNSIWVYKQMFRISRLDSSILILSSLINSAVPTIQAFFSAKLLDEIIQIVDQGLTEIRSLQDIRNIFTTISLMALSYFLQNLTRRIRRYYDDKFRRLHFREFELEMVRNISKLDVQQFEDPRISDSIQKAKDNFYKIQVLTQSSIEFTSQLVSTIITGTISFTISPLLFIFVTILSIPNNIIFAKFIRNIWNFYNNNIERNRRGWWLRGSLTDETELPEHKITRSDRYIYKRVKSIFREHWTEEMEILKKRVRGELFSIFLNALTLMIIPLVLLQKLLQGQFSIGDFTFYRGRFMDYSGELDYMFGIFLEIVDNSSYITYVRDLFDIRSEIKEGDKKLDLSKPMKIEFRDLSFKYPKEKKYSLKDINLTIHPSDEVAIVGENGAGKTTLIKLLLRFYEPTKGQILINDIPIDEYTITSYYKAFSAIFQDYNIYEALDVKENIGIGKPDAEFNLEEIKRASKAADAHSFIEKLDKKYGQILSKQFTDGTKLSKGQTQKIAIARNFYRNTRILILDEPTASIDAQAEHKIFDRIYQFTEDKTVIIISHRFSTVRKAQKIFVLSNGRLIESGSHEELMEIKGVYSEAFNLQAEGYQPANL; encoded by the coding sequence ATGGAAAAAAAGGCTCAGGAAAAAAGGATGAGTGTCAAAAAGCTTAGAAAATTCATCTCTAACAGCATTTGGGTGTATAAACAGATGTTTAGAATTTCACGCCTCGACTCGTCTATTCTTATCCTTTCCTCTTTGATCAATTCAGCTGTTCCTACAATTCAGGCATTTTTTTCAGCGAAACTTCTTGATGAGATAATTCAGATCGTGGATCAAGGATTGACAGAGATAAGGAGTCTACAAGACATCCGAAATATCTTCACAACTATCAGCCTGATGGCACTGTCTTACTTTCTACAAAACCTCACAAGGAGAATAAGGCGATATTATGACGATAAGTTTCGACGATTACATTTTAGAGAATTTGAATTGGAGATGGTGAGAAATATCTCCAAACTAGATGTACAACAATTCGAAGATCCAAGGATCTCCGATTCTATACAAAAGGCAAAGGACAACTTCTATAAAATCCAGGTGTTGACCCAATCCTCAATAGAGTTTACATCTCAACTGGTATCCACGATTATTACTGGAACCATATCCTTTACAATTTCTCCCTTACTATTTATTTTTGTGACGATATTGTCCATTCCAAACAACATAATTTTTGCAAAGTTTATTAGAAATATTTGGAACTTCTACAATAATAATATCGAGAGAAATAGAAGAGGGTGGTGGTTGAGAGGCTCTCTTACAGATGAAACCGAGTTGCCAGAACATAAAATAACTAGATCTGACCGTTATATTTACAAACGTGTCAAATCAATTTTCAGAGAACACTGGACTGAAGAGATGGAAATTCTGAAGAAGAGAGTTCGTGGAGAATTATTTTCAATTTTCCTTAATGCACTAACCTTAATGATCATACCACTTGTTCTTCTGCAAAAATTATTACAGGGCCAGTTCTCAATAGGAGACTTCACCTTCTACAGAGGTAGGTTCATGGATTATTCTGGTGAATTAGATTATATGTTTGGGATCTTTCTAGAAATTGTAGATAACTCCTCATACATCACATACGTCAGAGATCTATTTGATATTCGATCGGAAATTAAAGAGGGCGACAAGAAGCTCGATCTAAGCAAACCTATGAAGATCGAATTCCGCGACCTTTCTTTCAAATATCCGAAAGAGAAAAAATATTCCTTAAAAGATATAAATCTGACTATACATCCTAGCGATGAAGTTGCTATTGTAGGAGAAAATGGAGCAGGTAAAACAACCCTGATCAAATTACTCTTGAGATTTTATGAGCCTACAAAAGGTCAGATCTTAATTAATGATATTCCTATAGACGAGTATACAATTACTTCGTATTACAAGGCTTTCAGTGCGATCTTTCAAGATTACAACATTTATGAGGCATTAGACGTAAAAGAAAATATTGGGATCGGAAAACCGGACGCAGAATTTAACCTAGAGGAGATCAAGAGGGCATCTAAAGCAGCTGATGCACATTCTTTTATTGAGAAACTCGACAAGAAATATGGTCAGATCCTTTCTAAACAATTTACTGACGGAACAAAACTTTCCAAAGGCCAAACTCAGAAGATCGCAATAGCCAGAAATTTTTATAGAAACACTCGTATTTTGATCCTAGACGAGCCAACTGCTTCGATAGATGCTCAGGCGGAACATAAGATATTTGACAGGATCTACCAGTTTACCGAAGATAAGACGGTTATAATAATCTCTCACAGATTCTCTACGGTCAGAAAAGCTCAAAAGATCTTCGTCTTGAGCAACGGAAGGCTGATCGAATCAGGGAGTCATGAAGAGTTGATGGAGATAAAGGGCGTATACTCTGAGGCGTTTAATCTACAGGCTGAAGGTTACCAACCCGCTAACTTATAG
- a CDS encoding M48 family metalloprotease — protein sequence MSTITFLTTFLITADLFQIRHFVIGLMDPTVEKSHLRDKRILKLIKDVGGFKLEKIWVIKSKRMFGGMSGFVIKPVMFLSSKLLEVLDQKELDYVILHEAAHFKFHHPLLLTVTQGVLIVSGIYMVHSGPLYIAFSVAFLLGIIYIQIARITERVAENFAASNIADPRDMISAIEKFEAQWMNRRRKRIFMRVFSWNIPYPEKKEIAMRYIED from the coding sequence ATGAGTACCATTACCTTTTTAACAACATTTCTGATCACCGCAGATCTTTTCCAGATACGACACTTCGTAATAGGTCTAATGGATCCAACTGTAGAGAAATCTCACCTCAGAGATAAAAGAATCTTAAAATTGATCAAAGACGTTGGTGGATTTAAATTGGAAAAGATCTGGGTGATAAAGTCAAAGAGAATGTTTGGAGGGATGTCAGGATTTGTAATTAAACCTGTAATGTTTTTATCAAGTAAGCTTCTTGAGGTGCTTGACCAGAAAGAATTAGATTATGTGATCCTACATGAAGCTGCACATTTCAAATTTCATCATCCTCTACTCCTAACTGTTACACAGGGTGTTTTAATTGTGTCTGGAATATATATGGTACATAGCGGACCTCTCTATATAGCCTTCTCTGTCGCTTTTCTGCTTGGAATTATATATATCCAGATCGCACGGATCACAGAAAGGGTTGCTGAGAATTTTGCAGCATCAAATATTGCAGATCCTAGAGATATGATCAGTGCGATAGAAAAATTCGAAGCGCAATGGATGAACAGAAGAAGAAAGAGAATATTCATGAGGGTTTTTTCATGGAATATCCCATACCCTGAAAAAAAAGAGATCGCAATGAGGTATATAGAAGATTGA
- a CDS encoding beta-propeller domain-containing protein, translated as MRKNIDLWVIIGTTIFIVLVIIGLSFYLYSNIDPDQVPKNRTPFVSKTNLGVAKFSTEEEFYSYLSDSRALVNNSYGREWSNAVSGQDLLEESPALDDTPPLSTDFKQAYSERYSTTNTQILSVDEADTVKTDGTNIYYSKEKLSLFNYWDDVYDSPSIQREPQANNGLTKIISALPPEDASLLSQIDVGGEMYLVDEMLIILNSDRIVAYDISDPAVPKAEWNISLGSNSPIITSRMYMDELYIIKNQYIQDQPTCPMPLYVEDGLGMSTMIECTDIYRPNQLIYSDSLITVLKLDPKDGGVKDTLSFLSNAYMSDVYMSGENLYITYQVGIDEYAIISDFITKNPVLFTQAIIERVEQLDQYDISSYSKLSELETVMGRYVLFMNDDEQSMFRNNLNNSFDTYINSAVRSLSTTGITKIDTKSLDIVASADIPGFLLNQFSLDEYEGYLRVATTVGGEIWSEWFQSSIENQNDIFIFDEDLDQIGSIEGLGLTESIYSARFIGEKAYIVTYRQIDPFYVIDLEDPNNPKMTGELKIPGYSSYLHPLSNDVIMGIGKEDGRVKVSLFDVKTPGNPIEVSKYALTDYWSEIESNHHAFLNDPKHQVVFLPGRTGGHIMSYKDNTLTLEKTVTGYTVDRAVYIDDYMYILSRQGVVVLDENSWETIKELSF; from the coding sequence GTGAGAAAAAATATCGATCTATGGGTGATAATCGGAACAACTATCTTTATTGTCCTTGTGATAATAGGGCTTAGTTTTTATCTTTATAGTAATATCGACCCAGATCAGGTTCCCAAGAATAGAACCCCTTTTGTATCAAAAACCAACTTGGGTGTAGCGAAGTTTTCAACAGAAGAAGAGTTTTATTCTTATCTCAGTGATTCACGAGCATTAGTGAACAATTCTTATGGTCGAGAATGGTCGAACGCAGTTTCCGGACAAGACCTACTCGAAGAGTCTCCAGCATTAGATGATACACCCCCACTCTCAACTGATTTCAAACAAGCCTACTCTGAAAGATACTCTACTACAAATACCCAAATCCTTTCTGTAGACGAAGCTGATACCGTTAAGACAGATGGTACAAACATCTACTATTCGAAGGAAAAATTATCTTTGTTTAATTATTGGGATGATGTTTATGATTCGCCTTCGATCCAACGAGAACCTCAGGCAAATAATGGCCTCACAAAGATCATTTCTGCATTACCTCCGGAGGATGCTTCTCTATTATCTCAGATTGATGTTGGTGGAGAAATGTATCTGGTGGATGAAATGCTGATAATACTCAACTCTGATCGAATAGTTGCTTATGATATAAGTGATCCAGCAGTTCCAAAAGCTGAATGGAATATCTCCTTAGGCTCTAACAGTCCAATAATCACCTCTCGTATGTATATGGATGAACTGTACATTATCAAGAACCAATATATCCAAGATCAACCAACGTGTCCCATGCCCTTGTATGTCGAAGATGGGTTGGGGATGAGCACTATGATCGAATGTACAGATATATATCGACCAAATCAGTTGATCTATTCGGACTCCCTTATCACCGTACTTAAATTGGATCCTAAGGATGGAGGAGTTAAAGACACTTTAAGTTTCTTAAGTAATGCATATATGTCAGATGTTTATATGTCGGGTGAAAACCTGTACATAACCTATCAGGTCGGTATCGATGAATACGCAATCATTAGCGATTTCATAACGAAAAACCCAGTTCTATTCACACAGGCGATAATTGAAAGGGTAGAGCAGTTAGATCAATACGATATCTCATCATATTCCAAGTTGAGTGAGCTTGAGACTGTCATGGGTAGATATGTACTCTTTATGAATGATGATGAACAGAGCATGTTTAGAAATAATCTGAACAATTCTTTTGATACCTACATTAATTCTGCTGTCAGAAGTCTCTCGACAACAGGAATTACAAAGATAGATACTAAGTCGCTAGACATTGTAGCCTCAGCAGATATTCCAGGGTTTCTTCTAAATCAATTCTCACTTGATGAATATGAGGGATATTTGAGAGTTGCAACAACAGTAGGAGGAGAGATATGGAGTGAATGGTTCCAAAGTAGTATAGAAAATCAAAACGATATCTTCATCTTTGATGAGGATCTTGATCAGATAGGATCTATCGAGGGTTTAGGTTTAACCGAATCCATATATTCAGCCAGATTTATAGGTGAAAAGGCTTATATTGTGACCTATAGGCAAATAGATCCATTCTATGTGATCGATCTAGAAGATCCGAATAATCCGAAAATGACGGGTGAGTTGAAGATACCGGGATACTCATCATATTTACACCCTCTCTCGAATGATGTGATCATGGGGATCGGAAAAGAGGATGGTCGTGTAAAGGTATCCCTCTTTGATGTGAAAACTCCGGGTAATCCCATAGAGGTCAGTAAATATGCTTTGACGGATTATTGGAGTGAAATCGAAAGCAATCACCATGCATTCTTAAATGACCCTAAACACCAAGTAGTGTTTTTACCTGGTCGTACAGGGGGTCATATCATGAGTTATAAGGATAATACACTAACATTAGAAAAGACCGTAACTGGATATACTGTCGATCGTGCAGTATATATCGATGATTATATGTACATTCTTTCAAGACAGGGGGTCGTTGTACTAGATGAAAATAGTTGGGAAACTATCAAAGAATTGTCCTTTTAA
- the yidD gene encoding membrane protein insertion efficiency factor YidD, with the protein MKYILMFIIRIYQKTLSYDHGIMGKIFPNTRYCRYSPSCSQYGYEAIERFGAIRGSIMAIKRVARCNAWSTHPHYDPVPEKV; encoded by the coding sequence ATGAAATATATATTAATGTTCATAATTCGGATCTATCAGAAGACTCTCTCCTACGACCATGGGATCATGGGGAAGATCTTCCCAAATACGCGATACTGTCGATACTCCCCATCATGTTCTCAGTACGGTTATGAAGCTATTGAAAGGTTTGGAGCTATTCGTGGAAGCATAATGGCGATAAAAAGAGTTGCGAGATGTAATGCTTGGTCCACTCACCCACACTACGACCCAGTGCCGGAGAAAGTTTGA
- a CDS encoding DUF2157 domain-containing protein — MNFIFSTISLALICSWNIFAMIGFVYTIKWLVNRRRKGLSTQAIETKGSGNDVTKDDDIPKDDEFTKKDSHPKGSIEHKVPDTKEKRVKRSKQTFIERFLKKEWDNSSVLLYSGAFLVGFAIFLFVAFNWDSFTDQIKTILIIGITVILYLLAFLFSRNRKYQKVSDTFILLASAAFILTGVGFWNFSVKQTLTLTFTDYWAIFSILLTAVFSLTYITVQKKLYLWVMILSAFSTLIYGSGAFVSEPLHRFSFVIFLTPLFWLIIRSIFRSKRERLLNFNLFRFFYLFADALNIIFVFSILYRIVELDTKLILTISLFFPYIFTLLGMILEKRSFGLMHDGAWFPFKLIVLSMLISANADIYEFLVISLCLLVITWMISMTRRYQSSVRLRRFVAPMIFMSLFLSIALPWNKPIGIEYWDTLPAILSLGLISILFRIKTSNYNGSWTRIFNIPLDLAVTVMITFKISQELGTNYGSEIYGLTILIPFALYFSEWIIRWNAKRGSFWGYIGATIFMLLSVILSSGESGIFFLSSLILVSFVLLSLLISQKSRLTYVLFVSIIFSSLTFSFWNRASYLEGLILMTFIILILGNLWRVGEFLKYKGFKKDVLNKLQCSAVGTSLSYLLLSLDPIFQHDWSVVILMILLISIYFSVDRTMRWYRYLVGVWFVYFFWHILGHSDTPAYANAHLYAMPVVIYLGVLSYLTQDKNYLSKGFFLIANIIPLSVCLIQSIFDPPEFRVYHGILLLILGGLQLIYGSYKKDKLLVIIASVYVLVELIIRLWDVLISIPWWMYVGLVGVILITLSIYIINKITTDKEGEESR, encoded by the coding sequence ATGAACTTCATCTTTTCAACCATATCACTAGCATTGATCTGTAGTTGGAATATCTTTGCCATGATAGGTTTTGTGTACACTATAAAGTGGTTGGTAAACAGGAGAAGAAAGGGGCTTTCTACACAGGCAATTGAAACAAAAGGTTCTGGAAATGACGTTACAAAAGATGATGACATACCGAAAGACGATGAGTTTACAAAAAAAGATAGCCACCCGAAAGGTTCTATCGAACATAAAGTTCCTGACACAAAAGAGAAAAGGGTTAAAAGATCAAAACAGACATTCATCGAGAGATTCTTAAAAAAAGAGTGGGATAACAGCTCTGTACTGCTCTATTCTGGTGCATTTTTGGTAGGGTTCGCGATATTCCTTTTCGTAGCATTTAACTGGGACTCGTTTACCGATCAGATCAAGACAATTCTGATCATAGGCATAACAGTTATCTTATACCTACTAGCCTTTCTATTCTCCAGAAACAGGAAGTATCAGAAAGTTTCTGACACCTTCATTCTTTTAGCATCTGCAGCGTTCATTCTGACTGGGGTAGGATTCTGGAATTTTAGTGTCAAACAAACCCTTACATTAACTTTTACTGACTATTGGGCAATATTTTCAATTCTGTTGACGGCAGTATTTTCATTAACATATATTACAGTACAAAAAAAGCTCTACCTTTGGGTGATGATCCTCTCTGCATTTTCGACCCTCATTTACGGATCAGGTGCATTTGTAAGTGAACCATTACACCGCTTTAGCTTTGTAATTTTTCTAACACCTCTCTTCTGGTTGATCATAAGAAGCATCTTCAGATCAAAGAGAGAACGCTTATTGAACTTCAACCTGTTTAGGTTCTTCTATCTTTTTGCTGACGCACTAAATATTATCTTTGTTTTTAGTATCTTGTACAGGATAGTCGAACTCGATACTAAGTTGATCCTTACTATTTCCCTATTTTTTCCTTATATTTTCACTCTATTAGGTATGATCCTCGAGAAAAGAAGCTTTGGATTGATGCATGATGGAGCTTGGTTTCCTTTCAAGCTGATAGTTCTAAGTATGTTGATCTCTGCTAATGCTGATATTTATGAATTCCTAGTTATCTCGCTTTGCTTACTTGTAATAACATGGATGATATCTATGACAAGGAGATATCAGTCATCAGTTCGATTGAGGAGGTTTGTCGCTCCTATGATATTCATGTCACTATTCCTTTCGATCGCATTACCATGGAATAAACCAATAGGTATCGAATACTGGGATACTTTACCTGCTATCCTTTCTCTGGGTCTCATATCCATTCTCTTCAGGATCAAAACTTCTAATTACAATGGTTCGTGGACAAGGATATTTAATATACCTTTAGATCTTGCAGTTACCGTAATGATAACCTTCAAAATATCTCAAGAGTTGGGAACAAATTACGGCTCAGAGATATACGGGTTGACGATATTGATACCTTTTGCATTATATTTTTCAGAATGGATAATTAGATGGAATGCAAAACGGGGAAGTTTTTGGGGATATATTGGTGCAACTATATTCATGTTGTTATCAGTCATACTTTCATCCGGTGAAAGTGGGATATTTTTCCTTTCGAGTTTGATCCTGGTTTCCTTCGTGCTTCTGTCTCTGCTCATATCGCAAAAAAGTAGGCTTACATATGTACTCTTCGTCTCTATTATATTCTCTAGTTTGACATTCTCTTTCTGGAATAGAGCAAGTTACCTAGAGGGGTTGATCCTCATGACTTTTATCATCCTTATCTTGGGGAATCTTTGGAGGGTAGGTGAGTTCTTAAAATATAAAGGGTTCAAAAAGGATGTATTGAACAAGCTTCAATGCTCGGCTGTTGGTACATCACTTTCTTACCTCCTTCTATCACTTGATCCGATATTTCAACATGATTGGTCGGTAGTTATACTTATGATACTGCTTATATCTATATATTTCTCAGTAGATCGCACGATGAGGTGGTATAGATACCTCGTCGGAGTGTGGTTTGTATATTTCTTCTGGCATATATTGGGTCACTCAGATACACCGGCATATGCAAATGCCCACCTATATGCGATGCCAGTAGTTATATACCTCGGGGTACTTTCATATCTAACACAAGATAAGAATTACTTATCCAAAGGATTTTTCTTGATTGCAAATATCATCCCACTATCTGTATGTTTGATACAAAGCATTTTCGATCCACCTGAATTCAGGGTGTACCATGGAATACTCCTTCTGATCCTTGGGGGTCTGCAACTTATCTACGGTTCATACAAGAAAGATAAGTTACTCGTCATAATCGCATCCGTATATGTTCTTGTAGAGCTGATAATTCGCCTATGGGATGTTTTGATCTCGATCCCTTGGTGGATGTATGTAGGTCTAGTAGGGGTGATCCTGATAACCCTATCGATCTATATAATTAACAAAATTACCACTGATAAGGAAGGAGAGGAAAGCAGGTAA
- a CDS encoding O-antigen ligase family protein codes for MGSYDLVKRVLVAGMISAGTLFVILGLSYGESRAVVLGIFCIAWVIIALRAHLFSASVLMLITSIPFNITYTIPYLLDNAYVNGIFVNYLAPSLSIIDLFAVLTVFTFLLTGNIKKEQKLLLSVLTGYLVFHTILFHDLTVIIQSFRWLAYITSSMAIFAWLRTDVGGQKISVGQSINKIYSIIKILLLLSTTQLILGIFQLIGGTSIGLGFIGESIVAAGRADSSSIALKGDLYLRAYGTFPHPNLYAGYAVFCIILSVGFIETISQTKWMSKFRQYFVSIALIITSILAVLISFSHAGYLVLLISCFVVVIGLFLRKRVSQKHKFSNASLMQLSTISPSLNTSDIDMKIPFLAKDRSIYERILLIESSIRYLGDHYLLGVGNGNFTKYFYEYAPVGISGLTMLQPVHNIFILIFVEHGIFFGGLLTLLFLGYMLISAIRTRLSLVYILVIVTILFIGNVDHYFLTLSQGLMVFFMILGLPYLYLWSSEEL; via the coding sequence TTGGGTAGTTATGATCTTGTAAAAAGGGTTCTTGTAGCTGGTATGATATCAGCTGGAACCCTTTTTGTTATTTTAGGCCTCTCATATGGTGAATCGCGTGCAGTTGTTCTTGGGATCTTCTGTATTGCATGGGTTATCATCGCACTTAGAGCACATCTGTTCTCGGCATCAGTATTGATGTTGATCACCTCTATCCCATTCAATATCACTTATACGATCCCTTATCTGCTTGATAATGCATATGTAAACGGGATATTTGTGAATTATCTAGCACCCTCTCTTTCAATAATAGATCTATTTGCAGTACTTACAGTATTTACATTTTTACTAACAGGTAACATCAAGAAGGAACAGAAGTTGTTACTATCGGTATTGACTGGATATTTGGTATTTCACACAATACTTTTTCATGATTTGACAGTAATTATCCAATCATTTAGATGGTTAGCATATATTACATCATCAATGGCGATCTTCGCCTGGCTTCGTACCGATGTTGGAGGTCAAAAAATAAGTGTCGGACAGTCGATCAACAAGATCTATTCAATAATAAAGATACTGCTTCTCCTTTCCACAACCCAGCTTATATTAGGGATCTTTCAGTTGATAGGTGGAACTTCGATCGGTCTGGGCTTTATAGGTGAATCTATAGTAGCAGCAGGAAGAGCAGACAGTAGTAGTATCGCTCTTAAAGGTGATCTATATCTTCGTGCATACGGTACATTCCCACACCCCAACCTATATGCTGGATATGCAGTGTTTTGCATAATTCTTTCTGTTGGGTTTATCGAGACCATCTCGCAAACAAAATGGATGTCTAAGTTTCGACAGTATTTTGTAAGTATTGCTTTGATAATCACCTCTATACTTGCCGTACTTATAAGTTTTTCGCATGCAGGATATCTTGTTTTGCTAATATCCTGTTTTGTAGTAGTGATAGGCTTGTTTCTGAGAAAGAGGGTTTCTCAAAAACACAAATTTTCAAATGCATCTCTGATGCAGTTATCGACTATCTCTCCAAGTCTTAACACCTCAGATATTGATATGAAGATACCCTTTCTTGCCAAGGACAGATCTATATATGAAAGAATCCTACTTATCGAAAGTTCGATCAGATATCTTGGAGATCATTATCTTTTAGGTGTAGGTAATGGAAATTTCACAAAATATTTCTATGAATATGCTCCAGTTGGGATCTCAGGATTGACAATGCTACAGCCGGTTCACAATATTTTCATATTAATATTTGTCGAACACGGGATATTTTTTGGCGGTTTACTGACCCTACTCTTTCTAGGCTATATGCTCATTTCTGCTATAAGGACAAGGTTATCTCTCGTGTATATTTTGGTTATAGTGACTATACTGTTCATAGGGAATGTAGATCACTACTTTCTTACACTTTCACAAGGTCTGATGGTGTTTTTTATGATCTTGGGGTTGCCATATCTTTATCTGTGGTCATCAGAGGAACTTTGA
- a CDS encoding CoA-binding protein: protein MISKKLTYAIVGASNDVSKYGYKVLKNLKDSGFHVIPVNLKEDKILDLPVSHSLSEIEPKPDVVVTVVPPTVTMDIVKQVVDLGIGSVWMQPGSESDEAIAYCEENGVSVISGACIMSANL, encoded by the coding sequence ATGATCTCTAAGAAACTCACTTATGCCATAGTTGGCGCTTCAAATGATGTCTCAAAGTATGGTTATAAGGTTTTAAAGAATCTAAAGGATTCCGGTTTTCATGTTATTCCTGTGAATCTTAAGGAGGATAAGATCTTAGATCTACCCGTATCGCATTCTCTATCCGAAATTGAGCCTAAACCTGATGTTGTTGTGACCGTAGTACCCCCAACAGTTACTATGGATATCGTGAAGCAAGTGGTCGACCTCGGTATCGGAAGTGTTTGGATGCAACCCGGGAGCGAAAGTGATGAGGCTATAGCTTATTGCGAGGAGAATGGTGTGTCCGTGATCTCTGGCGCGTGTATTATGTCCGCTAACTTATAA
- a CDS encoding membrane protein insertase YidC, with product MLSTLWKTLFFNPFLNILLLLYVILGQNLGLAVIAMAVVIRLLLLPSTKKQMEMTQKMAKLKPELDKLQKKFKNNKEKLAAEQMKLYKDVGYNPIGCVSSFLPQILILAAIFGVIRTINDGNFEGLYGPVHDLVFANGKEVLKNLKFLWWDLNGSYTAFENMSLWANERLPYLFLGLAVGVVQYISTVFMQKFQGTALPKKENKGNKDEAMSPEEMQQQMTRSMSTIFPILTAYLTLSQPAVLGIYWFAQSLMFIVQYYFIDKEKFIKTLKDVLSFIPKLNESKTA from the coding sequence GTGTTATCGACTCTTTGGAAGACCCTGTTCTTCAATCCATTTTTAAATATATTGTTACTTCTTTACGTCATCTTAGGACAGAACCTAGGACTGGCGGTTATTGCTATGGCAGTAGTGATCCGACTACTCCTCCTTCCTTCTACAAAGAAACAGATGGAGATGACCCAAAAAATGGCTAAGTTGAAGCCCGAATTAGATAAACTTCAAAAGAAGTTCAAAAATAACAAAGAGAAACTGGCAGCTGAACAGATGAAACTATACAAGGATGTCGGATATAATCCGATAGGTTGTGTAAGTAGTTTTCTGCCCCAGATCCTTATATTGGCAGCAATATTCGGAGTGATCCGTACTATTAATGACGGGAATTTTGAGGGATTGTACGGACCAGTACATGACCTTGTTTTTGCAAACGGCAAAGAGGTCTTAAAAAATCTTAAGTTCCTATGGTGGGATCTTAATGGTTCGTATACAGCATTTGAAAATATGAGCTTGTGGGCTAATGAGAGATTACCATACTTATTCTTGGGATTAGCTGTTGGTGTTGTACAGTACATTTCTACTGTATTTATGCAAAAATTCCAAGGAACAGCACTACCTAAAAAAGAAAATAAGGGTAATAAGGATGAAGCAATGTCACCAGAGGAAATGCAACAGCAGATGACCAGATCTATGAGTACAATATTCCCCATACTTACTGCATACCTTACATTGAGCCAACCTGCAGTACTTGGTATATACTGGTTTGCTCAATCACTTATGTTCATAGTTCAATACTACTTCATAGATAAAGAGAAGTTTATAAAGACATTGAAAGATGTACTCTCATTCATTCCGAAATTAAACGAGAGTAAAACTGCCTGA